Proteins encoded within one genomic window of Variovorax sp. OAS795:
- a CDS encoding MFS transporter, which produces MTPQGLPERRRFEAGFGLLLPLLLAAQPVATDSYLPALPAIASELGSASTSLTLFVLAFGFAQLLCGPLADRFGRRPVLLAGLGCYVAAALGGALAGSVPVLAGWRTLQGFSMAAILVCARAAVRDLYPAHEGPHVMARGLTGLGVVGLLAPLVGAWLVQGAGWRWVMASMALYALVLLALCWHSFGETRRPLSGDVSAPRGSARAVFASRSFRAWASLAATTYGGLFCFLLLSPMVYIGYLGWSPAMYGWIPAGGSLVYIFSTTMCRRLLRKYGPVHTVQLGATLSLAGATIQALGCWLAPHSAVPLLAGHAVYCLGHGIHQPCGQAGAVGDLPHLAGRAVSWSGFGMMMVAFCAGQLAAQFVDEGFSNGAWPMVAPLLLAGGVLLAIAFLWLPRLQHPIKKESP; this is translated from the coding sequence GTGACGCCGCAGGGGTTGCCCGAGCGGCGCCGGTTCGAGGCCGGCTTTGGCCTGCTGTTGCCGCTGCTGCTCGCTGCGCAGCCCGTGGCCACCGACAGCTACCTGCCGGCGCTGCCCGCCATCGCCAGCGAACTGGGCTCGGCCAGTACCAGCCTCACGCTGTTCGTGCTGGCCTTCGGCTTTGCGCAACTGCTCTGCGGTCCGCTGGCCGATCGCTTCGGCCGCCGGCCCGTGCTGCTGGCGGGCCTCGGCTGCTACGTGGCGGCCGCGCTCGGCGGTGCTCTCGCCGGCAGCGTGCCGGTGCTTGCGGGCTGGCGCACGCTGCAGGGTTTTTCGATGGCCGCCATCCTCGTCTGCGCGCGCGCCGCGGTGCGCGACCTGTACCCCGCGCACGAAGGACCGCACGTGATGGCGCGCGGGCTCACGGGGCTCGGCGTGGTGGGTCTGCTGGCGCCATTGGTGGGTGCCTGGCTGGTGCAGGGCGCCGGCTGGCGCTGGGTGATGGCGTCGATGGCGCTCTATGCGCTGGTGCTCCTTGCGCTCTGCTGGCATTCGTTCGGCGAAACGCGCCGGCCGCTGTCCGGTGACGTCTCCGCGCCGCGCGGCAGTGCACGCGCCGTGTTCGCGAGCCGCAGCTTCCGCGCCTGGGCTTCGTTGGCTGCCACCACCTACGGCGGCCTGTTCTGCTTCCTGCTGCTGTCGCCGATGGTCTATATCGGCTACCTGGGCTGGTCGCCCGCGATGTACGGCTGGATCCCTGCGGGCGGCTCGCTGGTCTACATCTTCAGCACCACGATGTGCCGGCGCCTGCTTCGCAAATACGGGCCCGTGCATACCGTCCAGCTGGGCGCCACGCTGAGCCTTGCGGGCGCAACGATCCAGGCGCTGGGCTGCTGGCTCGCGCCGCACAGCGCGGTGCCGCTGCTCGCGGGCCACGCGGTCTATTGCCTGGGCCACGGCATCCACCAGCCCTGCGGGCAGGCCGGCGCGGTAGGCGACCTGCCGCACCTGGCAGGTCGGGCCGTGTCGTGGTCGGGCTTCGGCATGATGATGGTGGCGTTCTGCGCCGGGCAACTTGCGGCACAGTTCGTCGACGAGGGTTTTTCGAACGGAGCCTGGCCGATGGTCGCGCCGCTGCTGCTCGCGGGTGGCGTGCTGCTGGCGATCGCGTTCCTCTGGCTGCCGCGTCTTCAACATCCAATCAAGAAGGAATCACCATGA
- a CDS encoding carboxymuconolactone decarboxylase family protein — MTDQQPGTPPANDYEAGLVNRRRVLGDPWVDKSLANRNEFNAEFQELITRHAWNDIWGRPALGDKTRRYMVLSMMLGIHAYEEFAMHVRAALDGPPESRLTPDDIKEVIMMAAIYCGVPVANHAFGIATSILREKGLLPAAGK; from the coding sequence ATGACCGATCAACAGCCAGGCACCCCGCCCGCGAACGACTACGAAGCCGGCCTCGTCAACCGCCGCCGCGTGCTGGGCGACCCATGGGTCGACAAGTCGCTGGCCAACCGCAACGAGTTCAACGCCGAGTTCCAGGAACTCATCACTCGCCATGCCTGGAACGACATCTGGGGCCGGCCCGCGCTGGGCGACAAGACGCGCCGCTACATGGTGCTGTCGATGATGCTGGGCATCCACGCCTACGAAGAGTTCGCGATGCACGTGCGCGCCGCACTCGACGGCCCGCCCGAGTCGCGCCTCACGCCCGACGACATCAAGGAAGTCATCATGATGGCGGCCATCTACTGCGGCGTGCCGGTGGCCAACCATGCCTTCGGCATTGCCACCAGCATCCTGCGCGAGAAGGGCCTGCTGCCTGCGGCGGGGAAGTGA
- the pcaB gene encoding 3-carboxy-cis,cis-muconate cycloisomerase, with the protein MSIFEGFLSTSETLSAFSDHNFVDAMLRFEAALTRAQAALGLVPESAAHSIVGSCKVELFDVAKIVRDSGRAGSVAIPLVKALKEAVGVFNPQAVPFVHFGSTSQDVIDTAMALVTREGIALIETDVDRAIEALLQHATRHAATPILARTLMQPASVTSFGLKCAGWAAPLVRSRERLRSAARHALNVQLGGAVGTLAQMKGQGPAVVQRVADELGLGNAGATWHTQRDEWVALGCELGLLTGSLGKIARDISLMGQYEVGEAAEPTEPGRGGSSAMPHKRNPVAAMVALAAAQRAPQRVAALLAAMPQEHERALGGWQAELAEWPQLLMSAHGSARALAGALPGLQIDAARMRANIDTLRAELPRDAADEWFDPALAGPAGETALRQVAGLRAQLTAKDTSR; encoded by the coding sequence ATGAGTATTTTCGAAGGCTTTCTCTCCACGTCCGAAACCCTCTCCGCCTTCAGCGACCACAATTTCGTCGACGCCATGCTGCGCTTCGAGGCGGCGCTGACGCGCGCACAGGCCGCGCTCGGGCTGGTGCCGGAATCGGCAGCCCATTCGATCGTCGGCAGCTGCAAGGTCGAGCTGTTCGACGTGGCCAAGATCGTGCGCGACAGCGGCCGTGCCGGCAGTGTCGCGATCCCGCTCGTCAAGGCCCTGAAGGAGGCCGTGGGCGTGTTCAATCCGCAGGCCGTGCCCTTCGTGCATTTCGGCAGCACCAGCCAGGACGTGATCGACACGGCCATGGCGCTGGTCACGCGCGAAGGCATCGCGCTGATCGAGACCGATGTCGACCGCGCCATCGAGGCGCTGCTGCAGCATGCCACCCGGCACGCAGCCACGCCGATCCTGGCACGCACGCTGATGCAGCCGGCGTCGGTCACCAGCTTCGGCCTCAAGTGCGCCGGCTGGGCCGCGCCCCTGGTCCGCAGCCGCGAGCGGCTGCGAAGCGCGGCGCGCCACGCATTGAACGTGCAGCTGGGCGGCGCCGTCGGCACGCTCGCGCAAATGAAGGGGCAGGGCCCCGCCGTGGTGCAGCGCGTGGCCGACGAACTCGGCCTCGGCAATGCCGGCGCCACCTGGCACACACAGCGCGACGAATGGGTCGCGCTCGGCTGCGAACTGGGCCTGCTCACGGGCAGCCTCGGCAAGATCGCACGCGACATCTCGCTCATGGGCCAGTACGAGGTCGGCGAGGCGGCGGAACCCACCGAGCCGGGCCGCGGCGGTTCCTCGGCGATGCCGCACAAGCGCAATCCCGTGGCCGCGATGGTGGCGCTGGCCGCAGCCCAGCGCGCGCCCCAGCGCGTGGCCGCGCTGCTGGCCGCCATGCCGCAGGAGCACGAGCGCGCCCTCGGCGGATGGCAGGCCGAACTGGCCGAATGGCCGCAACTGCTGATGTCGGCGCACGGCAGCGCACGCGCGCTGGCCGGTGCATTGCCGGGCCTGCAGATCGACGCGGCGCGCATGCGTGCCAACATCGACACCCTGCGCGCCGAACTGCCGCGCGACGCCGCCGACGAATGGTTCGACCCGGCGCTGGCCGGGCCCGCCGGCGAAACGGCGCTCCGGCAAGTGGCGGGCCTGCGCGCCCAACTGACCGCGAAAGACACCTCCCGATGA
- a CDS encoding shikimate dehydrogenase, which yields MITGKTTLVAHLGFPTESFKAPMIYNPWFEKQGIDAVVVPMGVKPEDYPAAFAALFRLTNIRGALVTMPHKITTMGLVDEVTPTARIAGACNAVLKRADGTLLGDQFDGAGFVRGVLRKGCALEGARVLVSGSGGVGSAIAASLAAAGVAHLALFDAHAASADALAGRLRAHYPALGVSTGSKDPAGFDVIVNATPLGMKEGDPLPFDVERIAPSAFVGEVVMKSEYTPLLRAALDKGCAVQVGTDMLFEMIPAYLEFFGFGTATADALRAAAKISY from the coding sequence ATGATCACCGGCAAGACCACCCTCGTCGCGCACCTTGGCTTTCCCACCGAAAGCTTCAAGGCGCCGATGATCTACAACCCCTGGTTCGAGAAGCAGGGCATCGATGCGGTCGTCGTGCCGATGGGCGTGAAACCCGAGGACTATCCCGCGGCTTTCGCCGCGCTGTTCCGGCTCACCAACATCCGTGGCGCGCTGGTGACCATGCCGCACAAGATCACCACCATGGGCCTGGTCGACGAGGTCACGCCCACGGCCCGGATCGCCGGTGCCTGCAATGCGGTGCTCAAGCGCGCCGACGGCACGCTGCTGGGCGACCAGTTCGACGGCGCCGGCTTCGTGCGCGGCGTGCTGCGCAAGGGCTGCGCGCTCGAGGGCGCGCGCGTGCTGGTCTCCGGCAGCGGCGGCGTCGGCTCGGCCATCGCGGCGTCGCTGGCCGCCGCCGGCGTGGCGCACCTTGCGCTCTTCGATGCGCACGCGGCCTCGGCCGATGCGCTGGCCGGGCGGCTGCGCGCGCACTATCCGGCGCTGGGCGTGTCCACGGGCTCGAAGGACCCGGCGGGTTTCGACGTGATCGTCAATGCCACGCCGCTGGGCATGAAGGAAGGCGACCCGCTGCCTTTCGACGTGGAGCGCATCGCGCCCTCGGCCTTCGTCGGCGAGGTGGTGATGAAATCCGAGTACACACCGCTGCTGCGCGCCGCGCTGGACAAGGGCTGCGCGGTGCAGGTGGGCACCGACATGCTCTTCGAGATGATTCCCGCGTACCTGGAATTCTTCGGCTTCGGAACCGCGACGGCCGACGCACTGCGCGCCGCAGCGAAGATCAGCTATTGA
- a CDS encoding shikimate dehydrogenase, with protein sequence MTTSISGSTLAYLIPGDPVRNVRLPRLFNAVFERFGIDAVLLPVQVPLRDFAVFFKSAFLARNVRGMVIAPPHKPLVVDLLDGCGLFGRVAGSVNVVRRIENNELEGDLFDGEGLLGALDHFNIPFRGKRVLILGAGVSAAAIGVALAEGGTVDGAEHIAFYDTSAGRAAGVAAKLDAFFDAGVSVVDSNAPEGYDLVINATPQGLDESDPLPVDVARMDPHAALFDILLRNQPTPLVRAARARGLNAQAGFEMLIQQMPHYLAYFGHADAAQGVRDDAGFLREIVYPPAMHAEIAAPLRYHSDNVA encoded by the coding sequence ATGACCACCTCCATTTCCGGCAGCACCCTGGCGTACCTGATCCCCGGCGACCCCGTGCGCAACGTGCGCCTGCCGAGGCTGTTCAATGCCGTCTTCGAGCGTTTCGGCATCGACGCGGTATTGCTGCCCGTGCAGGTGCCGCTGCGCGACTTCGCGGTGTTCTTCAAGTCGGCCTTCCTGGCCCGCAACGTGCGCGGCATGGTGATCGCGCCGCCGCACAAGCCGCTGGTGGTCGACTTGCTCGACGGCTGCGGCCTGTTCGGCCGCGTGGCGGGATCGGTCAACGTGGTGCGCCGCATCGAGAACAACGAGCTCGAGGGCGACCTGTTCGACGGCGAAGGCTTGCTGGGCGCGCTCGACCACTTCAACATTCCGTTCCGCGGCAAGCGGGTGCTGATCCTGGGCGCGGGCGTGAGCGCGGCGGCCATTGGCGTCGCGCTGGCCGAAGGCGGCACGGTCGATGGCGCCGAGCACATCGCCTTCTATGACACTTCCGCCGGCAGGGCCGCGGGCGTCGCAGCCAAGCTCGACGCATTCTTCGACGCCGGCGTGTCGGTGGTCGACAGCAACGCACCCGAAGGCTACGACCTCGTGATCAACGCCACGCCGCAGGGCCTGGACGAGAGCGACCCCTTGCCGGTGGACGTCGCTCGCATGGACCCCCATGCCGCCCTGTTCGACATCCTGCTGCGCAACCAGCCGACGCCGCTGGTGCGGGCGGCGCGCGCGCGGGGCCTCAACGCGCAGGCCGGCTTCGAGATGCTGATCCAGCAGATGCCGCACTACCTGGCGTACTTCGGGCATGCCGACGCGGCGCAGGGCGTGCGCGACGACGCCGGCTTCCTGCGCGAGATCGTCTATCCGCCGGCCATGCACGCGGAGATCGCAGCGCCATTGCGCTATCACTCCGACAACGTCGCCTGA
- a CDS encoding IclR family transcriptional regulator C-terminal domain-containing protein: MSTDSADLSPAPPGLDKRDWIAGLERGVSIIEAFDDAHPRLTASQAGERTGMTRTAARRYLLTLQHMGYVASDGKLFWLTPRVLRLGQSYLDSARLPRIVQPFLQRVAAGTHEIAYLSVMDGDEVVYIARNGPNRSMSTGYVLGARVPAQVTAAGMLMLALRAEAELAAWLATRQLQVFTSYTIASMERMKLELARIRAQGWALSEQQLDLNSRGIAVPLRDRHGTLVGALNITMPMGHESSEDAVARVLPVLRETAQAMRNLI, encoded by the coding sequence ATGAGCACCGATTCCGCCGATCTTTCTCCCGCGCCGCCCGGCTTGGACAAGCGCGACTGGATCGCCGGGCTGGAACGCGGCGTCAGCATCATCGAAGCCTTCGACGACGCCCATCCGCGCCTCACCGCGAGCCAGGCCGGCGAACGCACCGGCATGACGCGCACGGCCGCGCGGCGCTACCTGCTCACGCTGCAGCACATGGGCTACGTGGCCAGCGATGGCAAGCTGTTCTGGCTCACGCCGCGCGTGCTGCGGCTGGGGCAGTCGTACCTCGACTCGGCGCGGCTGCCGCGCATCGTCCAGCCTTTTCTGCAGCGGGTGGCGGCGGGCACGCACGAGATCGCCTACCTGAGCGTGATGGATGGCGACGAGGTGGTCTACATCGCGCGCAACGGCCCCAACCGCAGCATGAGCACCGGCTACGTGCTGGGCGCGCGCGTGCCGGCGCAGGTCACGGCTGCCGGCATGCTGATGCTCGCGCTGCGCGCCGAGGCCGAGCTGGCCGCGTGGCTGGCGACGCGGCAGCTGCAGGTGTTCACCTCCTACACCATCGCGAGCATGGAGCGCATGAAGCTCGAACTCGCGCGGATCCGCGCGCAGGGGTGGGCGCTGTCGGAACAGCAGCTCGACCTCAACTCGCGCGGCATTGCGGTGCCGCTGCGCGACCGGCACGGCACGCTGGTAGGCGCCCTCAACATCACCATGCCCATGGGCCACGAAAGCTCCGAAGACGCGGTGGCGCGCGTGCTGCCGGTGCTGCGCGAGACGGCGCAGGCCATGCGCAACCTGATTTGA
- a CDS encoding tripartite tricarboxylate transporter substrate binding protein translates to MSDDFMNDQQPTRRQWLQGGSALALGGLLPSMASAQAGWPSKSVRFVVPFAPGGSSEIVARSTAAELSRTLGQSVFVDNKPGAAGNIAMSEVARATDQHTLILGHIGTLAVNPYIFAKLPYDANKDFKPVSLLAKVPSLYVVHPDVPAQNLKEFIAYAKSKPGKLSYGSAGNGSAGHLAFEYLKMTANVFMLHVPYRGTGPMVTDLLSGRLDASAIGAAAVLQFIKAGKVRCIATGSAKRLPQLPDVPTVAEQGFPGFEMTQWYGMLAPANIEPANLAKLSAETMKAVKSPDSMQRLTADAAEAIGGTPEQFAQFIAAEQARWQKVIARANIKPD, encoded by the coding sequence ATGTCCGACGACTTCATGAACGACCAGCAGCCCACGCGGCGCCAGTGGCTGCAGGGCGGCAGCGCGCTGGCCCTGGGCGGCCTGCTGCCTTCGATGGCATCGGCCCAGGCCGGCTGGCCCAGCAAATCGGTGCGCTTCGTCGTGCCCTTTGCGCCCGGCGGCAGCTCGGAGATCGTGGCGCGCTCCACCGCGGCCGAGCTCTCGCGCACGCTGGGCCAGAGCGTCTTCGTCGACAACAAGCCGGGCGCGGCCGGCAACATCGCGATGAGCGAAGTGGCGCGCGCCACCGACCAGCACACGCTGATCCTCGGCCACATCGGCACGCTGGCCGTCAACCCGTACATCTTCGCCAAGCTGCCCTACGACGCCAACAAGGACTTCAAGCCCGTGAGCCTGCTGGCCAAGGTGCCGAGCCTCTACGTGGTGCATCCCGACGTGCCGGCGCAGAACCTGAAGGAGTTCATCGCCTATGCCAAGTCCAAGCCCGGCAAGCTGAGCTACGGCTCCGCGGGCAACGGCAGCGCGGGCCACCTGGCCTTCGAATACCTGAAGATGACCGCCAACGTCTTCATGCTGCACGTGCCCTACCGCGGCACCGGGCCGATGGTGACCGACCTGCTCTCGGGCCGGCTCGATGCCTCGGCCATCGGCGCGGCGGCGGTCCTCCAGTTCATCAAGGCCGGCAAGGTGCGCTGCATCGCGACCGGCTCGGCCAAGCGCCTGCCGCAGCTGCCTGACGTGCCCACCGTGGCCGAGCAAGGCTTTCCGGGCTTCGAGATGACGCAGTGGTACGGCATGCTCGCCCCGGCCAACATCGAACCTGCGAACCTCGCCAAGCTGTCGGCCGAAACCATGAAGGCCGTGAAGTCGCCCGACTCGATGCAGCGCCTGACCGCCGATGCGGCCGAGGCCATTGGCGGCACGCCCGAGCAGTTCGCGCAGTTCATCGCCGCCGAGCAGGCCCGCTGGCAAAAGGTGATCGCAAGGGCAAACATCAAGCCGGACTGA
- a CDS encoding response regulator: MRILLAEDEHTLGTWLCKALEHAGIQVEWVDDGRLADRALQQREHDALVLDLGLPGMDGHTVLQRLRERDQRLPALILTARDSLDERVASLNAGADDFLAKPFALAELEARLHALVRRARGAEHPRLACGPLVYDGVRRQFTLKGEALALSPRELAVLRVMVQRSGEPLSKQQILERVFSDDEEVHPEAIEVLVYRLRRRLDGAGVRIVTLRGLGYVLEAD, from the coding sequence ATGCGCATCCTGCTGGCCGAAGACGAACACACCCTGGGCACCTGGCTCTGCAAGGCGCTGGAGCATGCGGGCATCCAGGTCGAGTGGGTGGACGATGGCCGGCTGGCGGACCGCGCGTTGCAGCAGCGCGAGCACGATGCGCTGGTGCTCGACCTGGGCCTGCCCGGCATGGACGGCCACACGGTGCTGCAGCGGCTGCGCGAACGCGACCAGCGGCTGCCGGCGTTGATCCTCACGGCACGCGATTCGCTGGACGAGCGCGTCGCCTCGCTCAATGCCGGTGCCGACGATTTCCTCGCCAAGCCCTTTGCCCTGGCCGAACTCGAGGCGCGCCTGCATGCGCTGGTGCGCCGGGCCCGCGGCGCCGAGCATCCGCGCCTCGCATGCGGCCCGCTGGTGTACGACGGCGTACGCCGGCAGTTCACGCTGAAGGGCGAAGCGCTGGCGCTGTCGCCGCGCGAGCTGGCCGTGCTGCGCGTGATGGTGCAGCGCAGCGGCGAGCCCTTGTCCAAGCAGCAGATCCTCGAGCGGGTGTTTTCAGACGACGAGGAAGTGCACCCCGAGGCCATCGAAGTGCTCGTCTACCGGCTGCGCAGGCGGCTCGACGGCGCGGGCGTGCGCATCGTCACGCTGCGCGGGCTCGGCTATGTGCTGGAGGCGGACTGA
- a CDS encoding sensor histidine kinase N-terminal domain-containing protein: MRAARVVANRLRRASLWQRLALLLFPALLVVTGLELWMTRHDALAAANAAYDRSLLGALKSIDANISTAAGGLSVELPYTMFEFFELTASGQVFFRVATSDGLVELGSADLPAPPTQLAMGVPAFYDAAYFGEAVRLAAYRRDLDRAPAGSSGRSVLIQVGESTRSREEFSTRFVRSAALRDGLVLAMLFCGTALALAAALRPLSRLAREVQARRPDDLTRIAATDLPAEVRPLVDAVNQQMSRTQDLVTQQRQFLDDASHQLRTHLTTLQMQADYARREEDPAQVRAALDALGTEIGRATRSAQQLLALGRSDTVAVEPAEFDLAALLREVAVDLLPLARAKRIDLGIHSPSPEFLAVADRGLLREALVNLVANAIAYTPAEGTITLFAAGDAAGWSLNVEDDGPGLGDEERGTLGQRFSRGARAGKGGFGLGLAIARSIAHRHRGELRLEARPGTTGLHAIIWWPRPAAS, encoded by the coding sequence GTGCGCGCCGCAAGGGTCGTTGCCAACCGCTTGCGCCGCGCGAGCCTGTGGCAGCGGCTCGCGCTGCTGCTGTTCCCTGCGCTGCTGGTGGTCACGGGCCTGGAGCTGTGGATGACGAGGCACGACGCGCTGGCCGCCGCCAATGCGGCGTACGACCGCTCGCTGCTGGGCGCGCTGAAATCCATCGACGCCAACATCTCCACGGCCGCGGGCGGTCTCTCGGTCGAACTGCCCTACACGATGTTCGAGTTCTTCGAGCTGACGGCCAGCGGCCAGGTTTTCTTTCGCGTGGCGACGTCCGATGGACTCGTCGAGCTCGGCAGCGCCGACCTGCCCGCGCCGCCCACCCAGCTGGCGATGGGCGTGCCGGCCTTCTACGACGCGGCTTACTTCGGCGAGGCCGTGCGGCTCGCAGCCTACCGGCGCGACCTGGACCGCGCACCCGCCGGCAGCAGCGGCCGCAGTGTGTTGATCCAGGTGGGCGAGAGCACGCGCTCGCGCGAGGAGTTCAGCACGCGCTTCGTGCGCAGCGCGGCGCTGCGCGACGGGCTGGTGCTGGCAATGCTGTTCTGCGGCACCGCGCTTGCACTGGCGGCGGCACTGCGGCCGCTCTCGCGGCTCGCGCGCGAGGTGCAGGCCCGCAGGCCCGACGACCTGACGCGCATCGCCGCCACCGACCTGCCCGCCGAGGTGCGCCCGCTGGTGGATGCGGTCAACCAGCAGATGTCGCGCACGCAGGACCTGGTGACCCAGCAGCGCCAGTTTCTCGACGATGCCTCGCACCAGTTGCGCACGCACCTGACCACGCTGCAGATGCAGGCCGATTACGCCCGGCGCGAGGAAGACCCGGCGCAGGTGCGGGCCGCGCTCGATGCGCTGGGCACCGAGATCGGCCGCGCCACGCGCAGCGCCCAGCAACTGCTCGCGCTCGGCCGCAGCGACACGGTGGCGGTGGAACCGGCCGAGTTCGACCTTGCAGCGCTGTTGCGCGAAGTGGCCGTCGACCTGCTCCCGCTCGCACGGGCCAAGCGCATCGACCTGGGCATCCATTCGCCTTCGCCGGAGTTTCTTGCAGTGGCCGACCGCGGCCTGCTGCGCGAAGCCCTGGTCAACCTGGTGGCGAACGCCATCGCCTACACGCCGGCCGAAGGAACCATCACCCTCTTCGCAGCCGGCGATGCCGCAGGCTGGAGCCTCAACGTCGAGGACGACGGCCCTGGCCTGGGAGACGAAGAGCGCGGCACACTGGGCCAGCGCTTCAGCCGCGGCGCGCGTGCGGGCAAGGGGGGCTTCGGCCTCGGGCTCGCCATTGCGCGTTCCATCGCGCACCGTCACCGCGGGGAGCTGCGGCTCGAAGCCCGGCCCGGCACCACGGGGCTGCATGCGATCATCTGGTGGCCGCGGCCGGCGGCCAGCTGA
- a CDS encoding tripartite tricarboxylate transporter substrate-binding protein: MQIAFLDRRHALRALCALLVPGIARLAVAQSGDPSLAAADCVIPAKAGGGFALTCALARDALQAVRPARPPLAQRYLPGGIGAVAFDRIATGQLGGPGTLVAFSSGSLLNLAQGRFGPHPASAVRWIATLGTDYGVIAVHRDSPYQRLQDLVAALRQEPSRTAFGAGGTVGSQDWVKAALLVRAAGRDHKAMRFVSFEGGGDALGALQGKHVDVFPGDAAEALQAIAGGAAVRLLAVLSETRLGGALTGVPTAREQGVDIVWPTVRGLYLSANVPDAAVRAWTAAFAEAAAAPGYAALRERHGLYPFALTGAALDDYVQARIAAYQALADTLGLRRWKP; encoded by the coding sequence ATGCAGATTGCCTTCCTTGACCGCCGCCACGCGCTGCGCGCGCTGTGCGCGCTGCTGGTCCCCGGCATCGCCCGCCTGGCTGTGGCGCAATCCGGCGATCCCTCTTTGGCGGCGGCCGACTGCGTGATCCCGGCCAAGGCGGGTGGCGGTTTCGCCCTCACCTGCGCGCTCGCGCGAGATGCGCTGCAGGCGGTTCGCCCGGCGCGTCCGCCGCTGGCCCAGCGCTACCTGCCGGGCGGCATCGGCGCGGTCGCGTTCGACCGCATCGCCACCGGCCAGCTCGGCGGGCCGGGCACGCTGGTCGCGTTTTCCAGCGGCTCGCTGCTCAACCTCGCGCAGGGCCGCTTCGGCCCGCATCCCGCTTCGGCCGTGCGCTGGATCGCCACGCTGGGCACCGACTACGGCGTGATCGCGGTCCACCGCGACTCGCCCTACCAGCGGCTGCAGGACCTCGTCGCGGCCCTGCGGCAGGAGCCCTCGCGCACGGCCTTCGGCGCGGGCGGCACGGTCGGCAGCCAGGACTGGGTGAAGGCCGCGTTGCTGGTGCGCGCCGCAGGGCGCGATCACAAGGCCATGCGCTTCGTCTCCTTCGAGGGCGGTGGCGACGCGCTGGGTGCGCTGCAGGGCAAGCACGTCGACGTGTTCCCGGGGGACGCGGCCGAGGCGTTGCAGGCCATTGCGGGCGGCGCGGCGGTCCGCCTGCTGGCCGTGCTGTCGGAAACGCGGCTGGGCGGTGCGCTCACCGGCGTGCCGACCGCACGCGAGCAAGGCGTGGACATCGTGTGGCCGACCGTGCGCGGCCTGTACCTCAGCGCGAACGTGCCCGACGCCGCCGTGCGCGCATGGACCGCCGCATTCGCCGAGGCCGCCGCCGCGCCCGGCTACGCGGCCTTGCGCGAACGGCACGGCCTCTATCCATTTGCACTCACCGGCGCCGCGCTGGACGACTACGTGCAGGCCCGCATCGCGGCTTACCAGGCCCTCGCGGACACACTCGGCTTGCGTCGCTGGAAGCCTTGA